The genomic segment GAAATCGGTGACACCCTCCCCGCCCTCACGCTCAAGGCCAGCGGCGGCCAGACCGTAAACCTCCATGACCTAAAGGGAAAGCACCTAGTGCTGTATGTCTATCCCAAGGACAACACGCCGGGCTGCACGCAGGAAGGCCAGGACTTCCGCGACCTTTATGCGTCGTTCAAGGCCGCCGGGGCCGAAGTGATGGGCTTTTCCAAAGACAGCGTCAAGGCCCACGACAACTTCATCGCCAAACACGAATTTCCGTTCACGCTGCTGTCCGACGGTGATGGCGCGCTGTGCGAGGCGCTCGATGTGATGCGTGAGAAGTCGATGTACGGCAAAAAATATGTCGGCATCGACCGCAGCACCTTCCTGTTCAACCCCAAAGGCG from the Polycyclovorans algicola TG408 genome contains:
- a CDS encoding peroxiredoxin, translating into MAFEIGDTLPALTLKASGGQTVNLHDLKGKHLVLYVYPKDNTPGCTQEGQDFRDLYASFKAAGAEVMGFSKDSVKAHDNFIAKHEFPFTLLSDGDGALCEALDVMREKSMYGKKYVGIDRSTFLFNPKGELVELWRGVKVKGHAQAVLDALKRA